A region of the Acinonyx jubatus isolate Ajub_Pintada_27869175 unplaced genomic scaffold, VMU_Ajub_asm_v1.0 scaffold_20, whole genome shotgun sequence genome:
CGGCAAACGTGCAGACCCCCAGGTGGGGACACAGAGGGCTGGTCCCTGCCAGCTGCCAGACTGCCATCCTGGGCAGTGGGTAGAGGCAGGCTCCGTGTGGCTCCCTGGTCCCCAAAGGTCCTGAAGCCCCCAACCCGGAGACACGGGGGAAAGAACCAAGATGcggcccctccccggccccctccctggTGGACGCCAAGTAGGAACACTTTAGCACCTTCTGGGCCGAGGTGgcccgcccctgcccctcttgGGAATGTCCTTGACCCTGAGGCCACACTTCCCAGAGGCTCCCAGAGTCTGGCCCCTGCTCTGTGGGGGTGACCCTGGGGATCAGGCAGACCCAGCTGAGGAGCGCACAGCTTTTCATCTCCAGGGGGCAGCTTGTAGCCCAGGAGGGACTAGAAGATGCCCCAAGGACACAGCAAGAGAGGGCGGGAACCCGCGCCCCAGGTGCGTGGGGGTTCAGGTGGGCTGGGCCTCTGTGAGGAGGTGGGACGGGTCCAGCAGGTCTGCGAGCAGGGTGGCAAGTCAGGGGTCAGCCCCGGGGCACAAGTCAGGGTCCAGCAGGTCTGCGAGCAGGGTGGCAACGGGCAGGGGTCAGCCCCGAGGCTCAGGCAGAGGTCAGTGTGACAAAGTGACCAGAAGACCCAGCACACCCCAGAGGGGAGGTCCCACGCAGCCGAACCCCACACGGACACTGAAGTCCAAGACGCGTGGAGGAGGGTGGGACCAGAGCGCCCAGCCAGGCAcagggggggtgggcagacagggtgggggcagaagggggCACAGATCAGAGCAACAGAggtgagcgggggcggggggggggggctcatttGTCCACACCGGCTCCTCCACCGGGCTATCTCCTCAGCCTCCACAGGTGGGAGGTGCgggcccggggggtgggggggcacaggcGACAGAATGGACGTTTGGGCCCAGACGATGCCGTGTGGACACCCAGTCAGAGGAGCGGTCCGTCTGCTGGAGAGCGGTCCAGGTTCGGGGACCAGGGTCCTCAGGCACCAGGGCTCTACAGACCAGGGAGCCGATGAGGGACCCAGGAGGTCTGGAGTGCGCACCTGCCCTCCGCCCGGGGCCCTGCCCCACAGACACTGCGCAGGTCAGCGGGCGGAGGGGCGGGGACACCGGGCCTCTGGGGGTTCTGGCCCACAGTGTCGGCAGAACATCTCCGGGGCTCCCAGGGCGTCACCTGGCCCTGGTGATGGAATGTCTACCTGGGACCCCAAACCAACCACAGAGCACCTCCCGCCCTgcaccccaccttcccctcctcctcctccccctgcaccctgccttcccctcctcctcctccccctgcaccctgcctactccttctcctccccctgcaccccctttcaccttctcctcctccccctgcaccccgccttcccctcctcctcctcccccggcaccccgccttcccctcctcctcctccccctgcaccctgccttctcctcctcctcctccccctgcaccccaccttccccctctcctcctccccctgcaccccaccttccccctctcctcctccccctgcaccccgccttcctctcctcctcctccccctgcaccctgccttctccttctcctccccctgcaccctgctttcaccttctcctcctccccctgtaCCCTGccttcaccttctcctcctccccctgcaccgcaccttcccctcctcctcctccccctgcagcccgccttcccctcctcctcctccccccgccttcaccttctcctcctccccctgcaccccacctttccctcctcctcctccccctgcaccccaccTTTACCTCCTCATCCCCCCTGCACCCCTTCCCCTCTGACCCTGGGCCTTGGGAGTGGAGTGCTCACTAGAATCCCTTTCCCTCAGCTGTGGTCTCCTTGGGGCCTCTGCCCGGACCCTGAATTCTGACTGGTTCCTCCTCTGGCACCAAGTCCCCTCCACCTGGTGAGTGATCTGGGTCCTAAGGGTTGGTTTTCTCGTGGGGCAGCTCTACCCTCCTGCAACCTCCCAGCTCTGGAGGAGAAGGCTGCCCCCTTGGTCGGTGGTCACTGTGAGGACAGGCACCAGTGTTTGCCCAGGAAAGCAGGCAGACCTCCCTGGATAGACACACCATGTCTGGTGACACGGAGTCACAGCCGCTGGGGACACACAGGGAGGAAACCATCCACCGCTGAATGTACAGGGAGGGCACAGGGCCGTCCCAGGAAACGTGCCCAGGTCACGGGGACGTGCAGCTAAGGCATCACAGCAACTGAGATGGACACGTGTCAGAAAGAAGCTATTTTCCCACAAGTGTGACCGACACCGAGATCGCTAGACGCCAGGCAGCCTTGGGCGCGCTGTGACATTTCTCGGGTGGGTCCTCAGGTTTGGAgggcgggaggcgggggagggTGTCCTCGGGCCGCAGAAGCGCCCAGAGGGACGGGGAAGGCACGTAACCACGCCTGACGCTCTCTCCAGCATCCAGGAGGAAGGACACGCGCACGCGTGCAGGAAGCACACGGGCTCACTGCTCACAGCCACCGAGTCCGCGGCGACGCTGCATCAGAGTTCGGGTGTGAACACCGCCCCAGGCTCGAGGGTGCGAGGCACCTGTCACGCCCGAGGGGCAGGCTTCTCAGCTCTGCCGCCAGCTCCAGGGACCCCCGCCAGCCCCGGCCAAATCCTGGGCATCTTATCCGGAGAAGGGACGGGTCAGGGGCACTGGCACATCCCACCCCCTCACTGCCAGCTGAACACAACGCCCACCGGGAGTCCTGAGTGCGAGGCCTGGGGGGCACTTACTTGATTTTGCTGAAGACGATGTCCACGTCAGTGACGGTCACATTCTTCCCATCGATGACCTGGCAATCCTTGCACAGCTTCGACCAGTTCTTGCCATGCATCTCCCGCCCGGTGGCCCTGGTGTCCCCGTGCACGGCAAAGCGCCGGAAAGCCTCCTCCAGGGCGCTGAGCTCTGGGGCCGCAGCGGCCGCCCCTTCGCCGGCACCTTCTGTCTCCAGTGACAGCCTCTTGGCCGCTCTGTCCTTTGCGGAGTCCCCTGGGGACTTGGGGGGTGTCTTGTTGGCGGCCTTGGCGGCCTTGGCCTTGCTGTCAGCCATGTTGctagaagaggaaggggagaaaggggtCACCACGCTTCTACAGAGCCATGCGTAGGGCAGGAGGCTGGCCGCCCATGTCACAGTGGGCACCCAGGATGGGGCAGGCCCCTCGGGCATCAAGCTACTGCCAggcactctgcccctcccagcgcTGGCCCCCGCCAGGCGCCCAGTGGTTGGATGAGGGCTGTCCCCAAACAAAGTCCACGGGGAAGCGCCCAATCCGGCCTCCTGTGGGCTCGGCGCCCCTCCTGTCACTCCCCTACTGGCCACTGTGTCATTGTCTCCTTCCTGGGCCACATCTCCAGAACGATATCCTCCCAAGGGACCTGCCAGTGatggggagggagacccagaaccgtGGGCTGCGGACCTACTGCAGGCACATGGCGGGAGTGGGAGTGTGGCAGACGTGGCCCCAGGGTGGGGACCACATGTGGGGCCCCTCATCAGGAGCCCAGCGGAGGCTGCCCTGCCCTATCCACGGGTCTCTGCCTTCATGGGGCACCTGATCCCCAAGGCCGGTGGGTCCCTGTGGGGCCCCCCTCCCTGTGTCACGGCCAGTGGCCCAGACAGGAGCCTGAGGTGTCCAAGCCCCACCGAGGTGTGTGACCGAGCCCCCAGAAGTCGCTTCCCAGGGGAGCAGTGGGTGGCCGTCCGTGCCCCAGGGGCCTCGGCAAGAGCAGAGTGCCCCCAGGGCACACGAAGAGTCCTGAGCGGCAAGCATGTGGTGAGTCCTCAGTTCAGTGAGCGTCCCCTCCCAGTCTGGGCTGGGGGCCCTGGCTGGCCCAGAGGAAGCCAGGACGGGCACCTGAGGCCGGGGTCACCCATGCCCACCTGGTCAGCAAAGCCGGTGCAGGTCTGGACTGACGGCTCTCGAGGCCACCCATGCCCTCTCCTCCAGGCGGCCCCCTGTGGATGCACAGGGAGCAGACCCTCTAGGCTCCCGCAGGCCCACCCAGGGACAGGAACCCGGCGCCTGCCTTGGCAGTGCC
Encoded here:
- the LOC128313731 gene encoding tubulin polymerization-promoting protein-like, which encodes MADSKAKAAKAANKTPPKSPGDSAKDRAAKRLSLETEGAGEGAAAAAPELSALEEAFRRFAVHGDTRATGREMHGKNWSKLCKDCQVIDGKNVTVTDVDIVFSKIK